The sequence GGTGGTCGTTCACCAGAAATTCACATCTGCCCAGATCGGATTGATCAGGGGGAACCTGAAGGTCATTATTCCATTTTCCCTTGTGGTGGCTCTCGCCATTGCAGAGGGAGAGTATTATATCATCAGGCCGGGCTACCTGATACCTGACCTGTCACTCTGGAACCTGCTGAAAATCTCTTTTGTGATGATACTGTTCATTGGGCTTGTGGAGGAACTGGTCTTCAGGTCTATTGTACAGACCAGGCTGGAGGAGACGTTTGGCCTGTTCTACGGTCTGATGGTCACCAGCCTGATGTTCGGTATCATGCACTCGGGATATGGTACCGCGTATGAAATGGTGTTCACCAGCCTGGCCGGACTTGCTGTGGGTTACCTGTTCCAGGTGACCCGGAGCCTGCCACTGATAGCACTGACACACGGGCTGGTGAACGTGTTCCTGTTCGGGGTGATACCTCATCTGGGGCCGGGGCTGGGGCTGTTGTAGGAAAGGGGAGGATGAGCAGTCCGATAGAATTTAATATCTATGAAATATTCTATACGTTTAAAGGTAATTCTATGAAGGGACCTGAATTGAATGCAACGGTACAGCAGAAAGTATCAGATGTATGCCAGAGCATCATGGAGATGGGGGGAGAGAATGCAGGATTCATAATCTTATACGGCTCTGCTGCAAAAGGGAAAATGTCCGGTCTGTCTGATATCGATATTGCTGTTTATTATGCAGGTGATAAGGAGGAGAGATTTCAATTCAGGATGAAAATTCTCGGCAGGGTCAGTGATATATTTGACATCCAGACTTTCCAGGATTTGCCGCTCTCTATCCGGAAGGACATCATGTCATTTGGTGATATTATTTATTACAGGGATTATGCAGAATTATTTGAAATGAATAGGAAAATCATTCGGGAATATGAGGACTTTAAACCTCACCTTGATGTATATTATTCCTGTCTTGAGGTTTAACGATGGAGGAGTCTGATACGAACCATAATCCCTCAAATTTGGATGATTTTGTTGAGTTTTTCAATGTAATACGTTCATACCTGAAAGGTATGAGACCATCCGTTTCTTCTCAGAATTAAGTATTTCAGGTGAAAATATATGAACATACTTGTTACAGGAGGAGCAGGCTTTATCGGCTCACATATAGCGGAACATTTTTCGCTGGCAGGTTATGATGTAACCGTGCTTGACAACCTCTCAACCGGTTACCTGCACAATATACCGGACAGTCCGAATATCACATTTATCGAGGGAGACATCTGTGACCCGGAAGCAGTGGAAAAAGCAGTTGCCGGAAAGGATTACGTGTTCCACATGGCTGCAATGGTATCGGTCCCGCTGAGCTGCCAGCACCCGGCAGAAGCGTTCCAGAACAATACCCTGGGCACGTTGAACGTGCTTCAGTCATCACAGGCAGCAGGCGTGAAAAAGGTGGTCATTGCTTCATCTGCGGCGGTGTACGGCAATAACCCGGTCCAGCTCAAGCAGGAGGATATGCTGCCCGAACCCGCATCGCCGTATGCCATCTCAAAACTGGATTGCGAGTACCTGGCCCGGATGTTCAACGATAGGGGGCTTCGCACTACGTGCCTGCGGTATTTCAATGTATACGGGCCGCGGCAGGACCCGGGATC comes from ANME-2 cluster archaeon and encodes:
- a CDS encoding CPBP family intramembrane metalloprotease, which codes for MSEYRHQKTLVALTLCFIMLAELLLYSGRMKYAVWVHVLVLIGLGVATMRLSESDVYRPLQALMLLPLLRLVNISMPVFYEMTLYSYVFIYGPLFIPAYLVVVHQKFTSAQIGLIRGNLKVIIPFSLVVALAIAEGEYYIIRPGYLIPDLSLWNLLKISFVMILFIGLVEELVFRSIVQTRLEETFGLFYGLMVTSLMFGIMHSGYGTAYEMVFTSLAGLAVGYLFQVTRSLPLIALTHGLVNVFLFGVIPHLGPGLGLL
- a CDS encoding nucleotidyltransferase domain-containing protein, whose amino-acid sequence is MSSPIEFNIYEIFYTFKGNSMKGPELNATVQQKVSDVCQSIMEMGGENAGFIILYGSAAKGKMSGLSDIDIAVYYAGDKEERFQFRMKILGRVSDIFDIQTFQDLPLSIRKDIMSFGDIIYYRDYAELFEMNRKIIREYEDFKPHLDVYYSCLEV
- a CDS encoding NAD-dependent epimerase/dehydratase family protein, with product MNILVTGGAGFIGSHIAEHFSLAGYDVTVLDNLSTGYLHNIPDSPNITFIEGDICDPEAVEKAVAGKDYVFHMAAMVSVPLSCQHPAEAFQNNTLGTLNVLQSSQAAGVKKVVIASSAAVYGNNPVQLKQEDMLPEPASPYAISKLDCEYLARMFNDRGLRTTCLRYFNVYGPRQDPGSAYAAAIPIFMSRAQAGEDLVIYGDGEQTRDFVHVSDVVRANVAALEHGDGGVFNVATGCSVSI